A genomic segment from Schistocerca piceifrons isolate TAMUIC-IGC-003096 chromosome 4, iqSchPice1.1, whole genome shotgun sequence encodes:
- the LOC124795899 gene encoding zinc finger protein 777-like, which translates to MTMAEAAAEAAPAPAPDHRKQRKRKRLSAVVDQLALHNNNNNNNNNNNVPPSGANSPDCEDEDVFSDSTTPPPVTALSQAPVPQAGVTAGAAAAAAAGAAAGGESAGSSGPEPGTPLSCGCASCFSFEYYLHSQYLHAASPDAFRRRSHSDSDLPLWLDTREMAARRPAALSAPSKGGSLESEGSGSQDSPLDLSMKAASASASASASASAWSCHTSSSTGSSEPGTPAAVVTAGGVAVPVVRGDVASPTTMASVAVRYNLEVSPVVEEMPPGADVAYVCPVCGQMFSLHDRLAKHMASRHRNSAGAPERAYLCEVCRRSFARSDMLTRHMRLHTGIKPYTCRVCGQVFSRSDHLSTHQRTHTGEKPYKCPQCPYAACRRDMITRHMRTHARGGTGAAPGLGLNLVQPKQELEEPASPSQALSALSMEPGLQ; encoded by the exons ATGACgatggcggaggcggcggcggaggcAGCGCCGGCCCCGGCGCCCGACCACCGCAAGCAGCGCAAGCGCAAGCGGCTCAGCGCCGTCGTCGACCAGCTGGCcctgcacaacaacaacaacaacaataacaacaacaacaacgtgccgCCCAGCGGCGCCAACAGCCCCGACTGCGAGGATGAGGACGTCTTCAG CGACAGCACGACGCCTCCGCCGGTGACCGCGCTGTCGCAGGCTCCGGTGCCGCAGGCCGGTGTGACGGcgggggcggctgcggcggcggcggcgggggcggccgcgGGCGGCGAGTCCGCGGGCAGCTCGGGCCCCGAGCCGGGCACGCCGCTGTCGTGCGGCTGCGCCAGCTGCTTCAGCTTCGAGTACTACCTGCACTCCCAGTACCTGCACGCCGCCTCACCCGACGCCTTTCGCCGCCGCTCGCACTCCGACTCCGACCTGCCGCTATGGCTCGACACGCGGGAAATG GCGGCACGGCGCCCAGCAGCGCTGTCGGCGCCGAGCAAGGGCGGCTCCCTGGAGTCGGAGGGCTCGGGGTCCCAAGACTCGCCGCTCGACCTGTCGATGAAGGCCGCGtccgcgtcggcgtcggcgtcggcgtccgcGTCGGCGTGGTCGTGCCACACGAGCAGCAGCACGGGCTCGTCGGAGCCCGGCACGCCCGCCGCCGTCGTGACGGCCGGTGGCGTCGCGGTGCCCGTGGTGCGCGGGGACGTGGCGTCGCCCACCACCATGGCGAGCGTCGCAGTGCGCTACAACCTGGAGGTGTCGCCCGTTGTCGAGGAAATGCCGCCGGGCGCCGACGTCGCTTACGTGTGCCCCGTCTGCGGCCAGATGTTCAGCCTGCACGACCGCCTCGCCAAGCACATGGCCAGCCGGCACCGCAACTCGGC cggcgccccCGAGCGCGCCTACCTGTGCGAGGTGTGCCGGCGGTCGTTCGCGCGCTCCGACATGCTGACGCGGCACATGCGGCTGCACACGGGCATCAAGCCGTACACTTGCCGCGTCTGCGGGCAGGTGTTCTCGCGTTCGGACCACCTGAGCACGCACCAGCGCACGCACACGGGCGAGAAGCCGTACAAGTGCCCGCAGTGCCCGTACGCGGCGTGCCGGCGCGACATGATCACGCGCCACATGCGCACGCACGCGCGAGGCGGCACCGGCGCCGCCCCCGGCCTGGGACTCAACCTGGTGCAGCCCAAGCAGGAGCTCGAGGAACCGGCCAGCCCCTCGCAGGCGCTCTCCGCGCTCTCCATGGAACCCGGCCTGCAGTAG